A single region of the Halopiger xanaduensis SH-6 genome encodes:
- a CDS encoding TOBE domain-containing protein encodes MTIEREYTTKLAVDDVTIDRRDIEMLDAIERYGSMHRAADELGRSYARLQNRVVEIEGAVGQITERKRGGSGGGGTELTETARDLRRQFDRHDAALDGVARVTESVFAGTVRDRTGELATVETAVGPIVALAPEGASDVQLTVRSDAVVLTDPDETPRADGTSLRNQFRGTVARLEPGDAISRVTIDLEGEAGDSAGEPDPSEPVLEALVTNASVDRLALEPGRAITASFKATAARAIDVDADQSS; translated from the coding sequence ATGACGATCGAACGGGAATACACCACGAAGCTCGCGGTCGACGACGTCACGATCGACCGCCGCGACATCGAGATGCTCGACGCGATCGAGCGGTACGGCTCGATGCACCGCGCGGCCGACGAACTGGGACGGTCCTACGCGCGCCTCCAGAACCGCGTCGTCGAGATCGAGGGGGCCGTCGGTCAGATTACGGAACGGAAACGCGGCGGCAGCGGCGGCGGCGGAACCGAACTCACCGAGACGGCCCGCGACCTTCGCCGGCAGTTCGACCGCCACGACGCCGCCCTCGACGGCGTCGCGCGGGTGACCGAATCCGTCTTCGCCGGGACCGTCCGGGACCGAACCGGCGAACTCGCGACCGTCGAGACGGCGGTCGGGCCGATCGTGGCGCTCGCACCCGAGGGCGCGAGCGACGTCCAGCTCACCGTCCGGTCCGACGCCGTCGTCCTGACCGATCCCGACGAAACGCCGCGAGCGGACGGCACCAGCCTCCGGAACCAGTTCCGGGGAACCGTCGCGCGACTCGAGCCGGGCGACGCGATCAGCCGGGTGACGATCGACCTCGAGGGCGAGGCCGGCGATTCGGCCGGCGAGCCGGACCCGAGCGAACCGGTGCTCGAGGCGCTGGTCACGAACGCCAGCGTGGACCGGTTAGCGCTGGAACCGGGCCGTGCGATCACGGCGTCGTTCAAGGCGACGGCCGCACGCGCGATCGACGTCGACGCCGATCAGTCGTCGTAA
- a CDS encoding amino acid ABC transporter ATP-binding protein — translation MTLAATDVHHGYADETVFEDVSLSVTPGEVVSIIGPSGVGKSTLLRLLALFDEPDRGTVEYGGVDVWDLPEQRRLEYRRRIGMVFQEASLFDASVRRNAEYGLRVRQSWPERLQHEFASLVGKQNGTGDAIDALETVGLAEKADQNAASLSGGEAQRVAFARALAYDPDVLLLDEPTSDLDPRNTAVIEDAVLEARSQGIGVAIATHDMHQAERIADRVAVLLGDGIIEVGPTERVFDAPDDDRTRKFIEGELIY, via the coding sequence ATGACCCTCGCCGCGACGGACGTCCACCACGGCTACGCGGACGAAACGGTGTTCGAGGACGTCTCCCTGTCGGTGACGCCCGGCGAGGTCGTCTCGATCATCGGTCCCTCCGGCGTCGGGAAGTCGACGCTGCTGCGCCTGCTCGCGCTGTTCGACGAACCCGACCGCGGGACCGTCGAGTACGGCGGCGTCGACGTCTGGGACCTGCCCGAGCAGCGGCGCCTCGAGTACCGCCGTCGGATCGGCATGGTCTTTCAGGAGGCGAGCCTCTTCGACGCGAGCGTCCGGCGCAACGCCGAGTACGGGCTGCGGGTCCGGCAGTCGTGGCCCGAACGGCTGCAGCACGAGTTCGCGAGCCTCGTCGGGAAGCAAAACGGCACCGGGGACGCGATCGACGCGCTCGAGACCGTCGGCCTCGCCGAGAAGGCCGACCAGAACGCGGCCTCGCTCTCCGGCGGGGAGGCCCAGCGGGTCGCGTTCGCCCGCGCGCTCGCGTACGATCCCGACGTCCTCCTGCTCGACGAGCCCACGTCGGACCTCGACCCGCGCAACACCGCGGTGATCGAAGACGCTGTCCTCGAGGCGCGATCGCAGGGAATCGGCGTCGCGATCGCGACCCACGACATGCATCAGGCCGAGCGGATCGCCGATCGCGTCGCGGTGTTGCTCGGCGACGGCATCATCGAAGTCGGGCCGACGGAGCGGGTGTTCGACGCGCCGGACGACGACAGAACCCGGAAATTTATCGAGGGAGAGCTGATATACTGA